A window from Lagopus muta isolate bLagMut1 chromosome 5, bLagMut1 primary, whole genome shotgun sequence encodes these proteins:
- the ACOT11 gene encoding acyl-coenzyme A thioesterase 11 isoform X2, with the protein MGGHNPTEVQMSQLVLPCHSNQHGELSAGQLLKWIDTAACLSAERHAGCPCVTASMDDIYFEHTISVGQVVNIKAKVNRAFNSSMEVGIQVSYEDLRSGKHCSICKAYATFVAQGPLGTKVKLKPLTPQTEEEKIEHSIAAERRRMRLVHKDTLKDLLTRNTSNTEMETRDGSAVVPAEKTRVESVELVLPPHANHQGNTFGGQIMAWMENVATIAASRLCHAHPTLRAIEMFHFRGPSQVGDRLVLKAIVNNSFKNSMEVGVCTEAYDQEMSVSRRHINSAFMTFVVLDEEGRPRTLPMVVPQPGDGERRYREASARKKIRLDRKYVVSCKQTEVPLSVPWDQSNKVYLSYNNVSALKTLVAKANWVLAREKEKVQIYTLEEDKFLSFRIEMSVNISASQAFSLLSDLRRRHEWDSHYESAELVQQVDEDDAIYHVLSQALSSENKPQDFVILASRRKPCSRGDPYVVAFRSVTLPTHPASTNYTRGETLCSGFCVWPESEEMSKVAYYNQATPGYLNYVTTNVVGLSSNFCATFKACEKFLLKNKDDLIALLQDL; encoded by the exons ATGGGTGGCCACAACCCCACCGAGGTGCAGATGAGCCAACTGGTTCTGCCCTGCCACAGCAATCAGCATGGGGAGCTCAGCGCCGGGCAGCTGCTCAAGTGGATCGACACGGCTGCTTGCCTTTCGG CTGAGAGACATGCTGGCTGCCCGTGCGTCACTGCCTCGATGGATGACATCTATTTTGAGCACACCATTAG CGTTGGACAAGTCGTTAACATCAAAGCCAAAGTGAACCGAGCCTTCAACTCCAGCATGGAG GTGGGCATCCAGGTGAGCTACGAGGACCTGCGCAGCGggaagcactgcagcatctgCAAGGCTTATGCCACCTTCGTGGCGCAGGGTCCCCTGGGCACCAAG GTGAAGCTGAAGCCGCTGACCCCGCAGACAGAGGAGGAGAAGATTGAGCACAGCATTGCTGCCGAGCGCCGTCGGATGCGGCTGGTGCACAAGGACACCCTCAAGGACCTCCTCACCCGCAACACCAGTAACACCG AGATGGAGACAAGGGATGGCAGTGCGGTGGTGCCGGCTGAGAAGACGCGAGTGGAGAGCGTGGAGCTGGTGCTGCCGCCGCACGCCAACCACCAAGGCAACACCTTTGGTGGGCAGATCATGGCCTGGATGGAGAATGTGGCCACCATTGCAGCCAG CCGGCTGTGCCATGCCCACCCCACACTGCGTGCCATCGAGATGTTCCACTTCCGCGGGCCGTCGCAGGTCGGGGACCGCCTGGTGCTCAAGGCCATCGTCAACAACTCCTTCAAGAACAG CATGGAGGTGGGGGTCTGCACCGAGGCCTATGACCAGGAGATGTCTGTCAGCCGGAGGCACATCAACAGTGCCTTCATGACCTTCGTGGTGCTGGATGAGGAGGGCCGGCCCCGCACGCTGCCCATGGTCGTGCCCCAGCCGGGG GATGGAGAAAGGCGGTACAGAGAAGCCAGTGCTAGGAAGAAGATTCGGCTGGACCG GAAATACGTTGTCTCCTGTAAGCAGACGGAGGTGCCGCTGTCTGTACCCTGGGACCAAAGCAATAAG GTGTACCTGAGCTACAACAACGTCTCTGCGCTGAAGACACTCGTAGCCAAAGCCAACTGGGTGCTGGccagggagaaggagaag GTGCAGATCTACACGCTAGAGGAGGACAAGTTCCTCTCTTTCCGCATTGAGATGTCAGTGAACATCTCAGCCAGCCAGgccttctccctgctctccGACCTGCGGCGCCGGCACGAGTGGGACAGCCACTATGA GAGTGCCGAGCTGGTGCAGCAGGTGGATGAGGATGATGCCATCTACCACGTGCTGAGCCAGGCACTCAGCTCTGAGAACAAGCCGCAGGACTTTGTCATCCTGGCCTCCCGGCGGAAACCCTGCAGCAGAGG GGACCCCTACGTGGTGGCCTTTCGGTCGGTGACGCTGCCCACGCACCCTGCCAGCACCAACTACACACGGGGTGAGACGCTCTGCTCTGGCTTCTGCGTGTGGCCGGAGTCAGAGGAGATGAGCAAG GTGGCTTACTACAACCAGGCGACGCCCGGGTACCTCAACTATGTCACCACCAACGTGGTGGGGCTGTCCTCCAACTTCTGTGCCACCTTCAAGGCCTGTGAGAAGTTCCTGTTGAAGAACAAGGATGACCTTATTGCACTGCTGCAGGACCTCTAG
- the ACOT11 gene encoding acyl-coenzyme A thioesterase 11 isoform X1, protein MLSFFWLRCLLKMVKGNIVVPEDILSFCCNGLQGSTSPPCTQDTGEQQEEAAGAMGGHNPTEVQMSQLVLPCHSNQHGELSAGQLLKWIDTAACLSAERHAGCPCVTASMDDIYFEHTISVGQVVNIKAKVNRAFNSSMEVGIQVSYEDLRSGKHCSICKAYATFVAQGPLGTKVKLKPLTPQTEEEKIEHSIAAERRRMRLVHKDTLKDLLTRNTSNTEMETRDGSAVVPAEKTRVESVELVLPPHANHQGNTFGGQIMAWMENVATIAASRLCHAHPTLRAIEMFHFRGPSQVGDRLVLKAIVNNSFKNSMEVGVCTEAYDQEMSVSRRHINSAFMTFVVLDEEGRPRTLPMVVPQPGDGERRYREASARKKIRLDRKYVVSCKQTEVPLSVPWDQSNKVYLSYNNVSALKTLVAKANWVLAREKEKVQIYTLEEDKFLSFRIEMSVNISASQAFSLLSDLRRRHEWDSHYESAELVQQVDEDDAIYHVLSQALSSENKPQDFVILASRRKPCSRGDPYVVAFRSVTLPTHPASTNYTRGETLCSGFCVWPESEEMSKVAYYNQATPGYLNYVTTNVVGLSSNFCATFKACEKFLLKNKDDLIALLQDL, encoded by the exons GGCTCGACCTCACCGCCGTGCACCCAGGACacaggggagcagcaggaggaggctgcGGGGGCCATGGGTGGCCACAACCCCACCGAGGTGCAGATGAGCCAACTGGTTCTGCCCTGCCACAGCAATCAGCATGGGGAGCTCAGCGCCGGGCAGCTGCTCAAGTGGATCGACACGGCTGCTTGCCTTTCGG CTGAGAGACATGCTGGCTGCCCGTGCGTCACTGCCTCGATGGATGACATCTATTTTGAGCACACCATTAG CGTTGGACAAGTCGTTAACATCAAAGCCAAAGTGAACCGAGCCTTCAACTCCAGCATGGAG GTGGGCATCCAGGTGAGCTACGAGGACCTGCGCAGCGggaagcactgcagcatctgCAAGGCTTATGCCACCTTCGTGGCGCAGGGTCCCCTGGGCACCAAG GTGAAGCTGAAGCCGCTGACCCCGCAGACAGAGGAGGAGAAGATTGAGCACAGCATTGCTGCCGAGCGCCGTCGGATGCGGCTGGTGCACAAGGACACCCTCAAGGACCTCCTCACCCGCAACACCAGTAACACCG AGATGGAGACAAGGGATGGCAGTGCGGTGGTGCCGGCTGAGAAGACGCGAGTGGAGAGCGTGGAGCTGGTGCTGCCGCCGCACGCCAACCACCAAGGCAACACCTTTGGTGGGCAGATCATGGCCTGGATGGAGAATGTGGCCACCATTGCAGCCAG CCGGCTGTGCCATGCCCACCCCACACTGCGTGCCATCGAGATGTTCCACTTCCGCGGGCCGTCGCAGGTCGGGGACCGCCTGGTGCTCAAGGCCATCGTCAACAACTCCTTCAAGAACAG CATGGAGGTGGGGGTCTGCACCGAGGCCTATGACCAGGAGATGTCTGTCAGCCGGAGGCACATCAACAGTGCCTTCATGACCTTCGTGGTGCTGGATGAGGAGGGCCGGCCCCGCACGCTGCCCATGGTCGTGCCCCAGCCGGGG GATGGAGAAAGGCGGTACAGAGAAGCCAGTGCTAGGAAGAAGATTCGGCTGGACCG GAAATACGTTGTCTCCTGTAAGCAGACGGAGGTGCCGCTGTCTGTACCCTGGGACCAAAGCAATAAG GTGTACCTGAGCTACAACAACGTCTCTGCGCTGAAGACACTCGTAGCCAAAGCCAACTGGGTGCTGGccagggagaaggagaag GTGCAGATCTACACGCTAGAGGAGGACAAGTTCCTCTCTTTCCGCATTGAGATGTCAGTGAACATCTCAGCCAGCCAGgccttctccctgctctccGACCTGCGGCGCCGGCACGAGTGGGACAGCCACTATGA GAGTGCCGAGCTGGTGCAGCAGGTGGATGAGGATGATGCCATCTACCACGTGCTGAGCCAGGCACTCAGCTCTGAGAACAAGCCGCAGGACTTTGTCATCCTGGCCTCCCGGCGGAAACCCTGCAGCAGAGG GGACCCCTACGTGGTGGCCTTTCGGTCGGTGACGCTGCCCACGCACCCTGCCAGCACCAACTACACACGGGGTGAGACGCTCTGCTCTGGCTTCTGCGTGTGGCCGGAGTCAGAGGAGATGAGCAAG GTGGCTTACTACAACCAGGCGACGCCCGGGTACCTCAACTATGTCACCACCAACGTGGTGGGGCTGTCCTCCAACTTCTGTGCCACCTTCAAGGCCTGTGAGAAGTTCCTGTTGAAGAACAAGGATGACCTTATTGCACTGCTGCAGGACCTCTAG
- the TTC4 gene encoding tetratricopeptide repeat protein 4: protein MADAGERGDAVPRYRNGFHPDTWEQELEAIPMFMKSCPAEIDASRQPALACLQSLLFDEEKEPAELAAMYKNEGNAYFGEKDYGRAVRAYSEGLRQRFGDVELRAVLLSNRAAAHCRLGNYRSALTDATQARKLKPDHLKAIVRGALCHMELKNYSEAIAWCEEGLRIDSKEKKLLEVRSKADKLKRVEERDARKAKAMAKKEQNQKERLLAAIKERNIKLVVEPSSEEEEISGSLAEICLNGFHSDSATGAKVHLDADGNLNWPVLFLYPEHEQTDFIEAFHENSRFIDHLMVMFAELPPWDLERKYLPSNLQLYFEDEERAEMYELNPAHTLLQVLQHQRYFVKAGTPTVLAFVKSSPFSKKYFSGKKVHRL, encoded by the exons ATGGCGGATGCCGGGGAGAGAGGCGATGCGGTGCCGCGGTACCGGAACGGCTTCCATCCCGACACGTGGGAGCAG GAGCTGGAGGCCATCCCTATGTTTATGAAGAGCTGCCCTGCCGAGATCGACGCGTCGCGGCAGCCCGCCCTGGCCTGCCTGCAGTCCCTGCTGTTCGACGAGGAGAAGGAGCCCGCAG AGCTAGCCGCCATGTACAAGAACGAAGGGAACGCGTACTTCGGGGAGAAGGACTACGGCAGGGCCGTGCGGGCCTACAGCGAGGGGCTGCGGCAGCGCTTCGGAGACGTGGAACTACGAGCCGTGCTGCTGTCCAACAGGGCGGCCGCGCACTGCCGCCTGG GTAACTACCGCTCTGCTCTCACTGATGCAACCCAAGCAAGGAAGCTGAAGCCTGACCACCTCAAAGCCATTGTGAGGG GAGCTCTCTGTCACATGGAGCTAAAGAACTACTCTGAAGCCATAGCGTGGTGTGAGGAGGGCTTGCGAATagattcaaaagagaaaaagcttctGGAAGTGAGATCTAAAGCTGACAAATTAAAG CGAGTTGAGGAGAGGGATGCAAGAAAGGCAAAGGCGATGGCGAAGAAAGAACAGAATCAAAAGGAGCGTTTGCTTGCAGCAATAAAG GAAAGAAATATCAAGCTGGTTGTTGAACCTTCaagtgaagaagaagaaatatcaGGTAGTCTGGCTGAGATATGTCTGAATGGTTTCCACTCTGACAGTGCCACAGGGGCAAAGGTGCACTTAGATGCTGATGGCAACCTAAACTGGCCTGTTCTCTTCCTGTACCCTGAGCATGAACAAACAGACTTCATCGAGGCTTTTCATGAGAACTCCAG GTTTATCGATCATTTAATGGTGATGTTTGCTGAGTTACCTCCTTGGGATTTAGAAAGAAAGTACCTTCCCAGCAATCTCCAG CTCTattttgaagatgaagaaagagcagaaatgtatGAGCTGAACCCAGCACACACATTGCTACAAGTGCTGCAGCACCAAAG GTATTTTGTAAAGGCGGGGACTCCGACAGTGCTGGCTTTTGTGAAGAGTTCTCCCTTCTCTAAGAAGTATTTCAGTGGCAAGAAGGTGCATCGGCTGTAA
- the PARS2 gene encoding probable proline--tRNA ligase, mitochondrial, with amino-acid sequence MLGLLRMGLPVLRAAAGPQLQARSSQHDASAHVRLLLSQLFQPLNLQVGGVAGCEGQAAELSCRSHRLMLQGGLIHPASPGCYHLLPPAVRSMEKLIRLIDGAMRNIGGQKVNMPSLSSAELWRASGRWEQMGPELFRLADRHGKEYCLGPTHEEAVTELVAAHSNLSYRQLPLRLYQVTRKFRDEPKPRLGLLRSREFYMKDMYTFDASEEAARHTYELVCRAYCSLFKRLGLRCVQVRAATGTIGGTASHEFQLPADIGEDRLVLCPAGHFAANVEMMDEEQTACPTCGEKLIQSRGIEVGHTFYLGTKYSSVHNAIFYTPENKLQLAEMGCYGLGVTRILAASIEVLSTEDSIRWPSLIAPYQACFIPPKKGSKEEQGAVVLEQLYDDVAEALPGLVGDVVLDDRTQMTIGKRLKDANKLGYPYVVIAGKRACEDPPVFEVWDQSSGTVLYLTKEGVIELLSKVQLP; translated from the coding sequence ATGCTGGGCTTGCTGCGGATGGGGCtccctgtgctcagagcagcagcaggaccgCAACTGCAGGCCCGCAGCTCCCAGCACGACGCTTCAGCTCATGTCCGCCTATTGCTCTCACAGCTCTTCCAGCCTCTGAACCTGCAGGTGGGTGGTGTGGCAGGATGCGAGGGCCAGGcggcagagctgagctgccgCAGCCACCGGCTGATGCTGCAGGGTGGCCTCATCCACCCCGCCAGCCCCGGCTGCTACCACCTCCTGCCACCTGCCGTGCGTTCCATGGAGAAGCTGATCCGCCTGATCGACGGCGCCATGCGGAACATCGGCGGGCAGAAGGTGAACATGCCcagcctgagctctgctgagctgtggcGGGCCAGCGGGCGCTGGGAGCAGATGGGGCCAGAGCTGTTCCGCTTGGCTGACCGGCACGGCAAGGAGTACTGCCTGGGCCCCACGCATGAAGAGGCTGTCACTGAACTGGTGGCCGCACATAGCAATCTGTCCTACAGGCAGCTCCCACTGCGCCTCTACCAAGTGACCAGAAAGTTCCGGGATGAGCCCAAGCCCCGCCTTGGCTTGCTGCGTAGCAGGGAGTTCTACATGAAGGACATGTACACCTTTGATGCCTCAGAGGAGGCAGCACGTCACACCTATGAGCTGGTGTGCAGAGCCTACTGCAGCCTTTTCAAGCGCCTGGGCCTGCGCTGCGTCCAAGTGCGGGCAGCCACTGGCACCATTGGTGGCACTGCATCCCATGAGTTCCAGCTGCCGGCTGACATCGGCGAGGACAGGTtggtgctgtgccctgctgggcATTTCGCAGCTAACGTGGAGATGATGGATGAAGAGCAAACAGCGTGCCCTACATGTGGAGAAAAACTCATCCAGAGCAGAGGGATCGAAGTGGGGCACACATTTTATCTGGGCACCAAGTATTCCTCTGTCCACAACGCCATCTTCTACACCCCTGAGAACAAGCTCCAGCTAGCAGAAATGGGCTGCTATGGTCTGGGTGTCACTCGCATCCTGGCAGCATCCATTGAGGTGCTGTCTACAGAGGACAGCATCCGCTGGCCGAGCCTCATTGCACCCTACCAGGCGTGCTTCATCCCCCCCAAGAAAGGCAGcaaggaggagcagggagctgtggtgctggagcagctctatGATGATGTGGCTGAAGCTCTGCCTGGCCTGGTGGGCGATGTGGTGCTGGATGATAGGACGCAGATGACAATTGGCAAAAGGCTGAAAGATGCCAACAAGCTGGGGTACCCTTATGTGGTGATAGCCGGGAAGAGAGCTTGCGAGGACCCCCCGGTCTTTGAGGTTTGGGATCAGAGCTCTGGCACGGTTTTGTACCTCACCAAGGAAGGTGTCATAGAGTTACTGAGTAAAGTGCAACTCCCTTGA